The Humulus lupulus chromosome 4, drHumLupu1.1, whole genome shotgun sequence genome has a window encoding:
- the LOC133830681 gene encoding probable receptor-like serine/threonine-protein kinase At5g57670, translating to MVKKTIGVVGTESFQRPIWKCFSFEEISEGTDGFNLDNLVGKGGYVEVYKGVLRNGDEIAVERLTKTALDERKEKEFLTEIGSIGHVHRRNVLSLLGCCIDSGLYLIFQFSSIGYVASLLHGENLTPMDWKTRYNIAIGTIFVSLKPKIAKYQSQDLKKKKNNKGKGHTTILQFHSSSSPNLRPFSCSDLALHLHNE from the exons ATGGTGAAGAAGACTATTGGAGTTGTAGGAACCGAGTCTTTTCAGAGACCCATTTGGAAATGCTTCTCTTTTGAAGAAATCTCTGAGGGCACTGATGGTTTCAACTTAG ATAATTTGGTCGGAAAAGGAGGATACGTAGAGGTATATAAAGGAGTTTTGAGAAATGGAGACGAAATAGCTGTGGAAAGGCTCACGAAAACAGCTTTGGAtgagagaaaagagaaagagttTTTGACTGAGATTGGATCCATTGGCCATGTCCACCGTAGAAACGTTTTATCACTCCTTGGCTGTTGTATTGACAGTGGTCTTTACCTCATTTTCCAATTCTCTTCCATAGGCTATGTTGCTTCTCTTCTCCATG GTGAGAATTTGACACCTATGGATTGGAAAACAAGGTATAACATAGCCATTGGGACCATTTTCGTTTCCTTGAAGCCAAAGATAGCCAAATACCAAAGCcaagatctgaaaaaaaaaaaaaataataaaggaaagggTCACACTACAATACTCCAATTTCACTCCTCTTCAAGCCCTAACCTAAGGCCCTTCTCTTGCTCCGACTTAGCCCTTCACCTTCACAATGAATAA